The Thermoanaerobaculia bacterium sequence GACGCTGCGCCGGCGCCCACGCTCGTGCCCGAAGGGAGCCCGGCCTGAAGCTCGTCGTCGCCGTCGTCCGGCCGGAGAAGCTGGCCGACGTGCTCGAGGCGCTCTTCCGGGCCGACGTCCGCGGCCTCACCCTCCATCGCGTCGAGGGGCACGGCGGGGAGACCGAAAGGGTCGCGACCTACCGCGGCACGACGGTCAAGATGGAGCTTTCCGAGAAGGTCCGCCTCGAGATCGGCGTCTCCGATTCGTTCGTCGAG is a genomic window containing:
- a CDS encoding P-II family nitrogen regulator — encoded protein: MKLVVAVVRPEKLADVLEALFRADVRGLTLHRVEGHGGETERVATYRGTTVKMELSEKVRLEIGVSDSFVETTVAAIVAGARTGEVGDGKIFVLPVEKVYRIRTGEEDQAAVTPVS